Proteins co-encoded in one Burkholderia ambifaria AMMD genomic window:
- a CDS encoding DUF502 domain-containing protein, with protein sequence MMKKTTLKSVFLTGLLVLVPLAITLWVLGLIIGTMDQTLLLLPESWQPERALGFRLPGLGAVLTLAFIFVVGLATQNFIGQKLVTWWNAVVRHIPVVGPIYTSVKQVSDTLLSSSGNAFRKALLIEYPRRGSYTIAFLTGAPGGDVVNHLTEEYVSVYVPTTPNPTSGFFLMLPKSEVIELDMSVDAALKYIVSMGVVAPSAPAPVPARRPVEPPL encoded by the coding sequence ATGATGAAAAAGACGACCCTGAAATCGGTGTTTCTGACCGGCCTGCTGGTTCTCGTCCCGCTCGCGATCACGCTGTGGGTGCTCGGTCTCATCATCGGCACGATGGACCAGACGCTGCTGCTGCTGCCCGAATCGTGGCAGCCGGAGCGGGCGCTCGGCTTCCGCCTGCCGGGGCTCGGCGCGGTGCTGACGCTCGCGTTCATCTTCGTCGTCGGGCTGGCGACGCAGAACTTCATCGGCCAGAAGCTCGTCACGTGGTGGAACGCGGTCGTGCGTCACATCCCGGTCGTCGGGCCGATCTACACGAGCGTCAAGCAGGTGTCGGACACGCTGCTGTCGAGCAGCGGCAACGCGTTCCGCAAGGCGCTGCTGATCGAATACCCGCGTCGCGGCTCGTATACGATCGCGTTTCTGACCGGCGCGCCCGGCGGCGACGTGGTCAACCATCTGACGGAAGAGTACGTGAGCGTGTACGTGCCCACGACACCGAACCCGACGTCGGGCTTCTTCCTGATGCTCCCGAAGAGCGAAGTCATCGAACTCGACATGTCGGTCGATGCCGCGCTCAAGTACATCGTCTCGATGGGCGTCGTGGCGCCTTCGGCGCCGGCTCCGGTGCCCGCCCGCCGCCCCGTCGAGCCGCCGCTGTAA
- a CDS encoding FmdB family zinc ribbon protein has product MPIYAYRCEACGFAKDMLQKMSDAPLSQCPECGKDAFRKQVTAAGFQLKGSGWYVTDFRGGSGGTSAPATATGEAGAAAPATAAPAAAATSSESTTTSAAPAPAAAPAAGS; this is encoded by the coding sequence ATGCCGATCTACGCCTATCGATGCGAAGCGTGCGGTTTCGCGAAGGACATGCTCCAGAAGATGAGCGACGCGCCGCTGTCGCAGTGCCCCGAATGCGGGAAGGATGCTTTTCGCAAGCAGGTCACCGCCGCCGGCTTCCAGCTGAAGGGCTCCGGCTGGTATGTCACCGATTTCCGCGGTGGCTCGGGCGGCACCAGCGCGCCGGCGACGGCGACGGGCGAAGCGGGGGCTGCGGCACCCGCCACCGCTGCGCCGGCGGCCGCCGCCACGAGTTCCGAAAGTACGACGACGAGCGCCGCGCCGGCCCCGGCTGCGGCGCCCGCCGCCGGCAGTTGA
- a CDS encoding SAM-dependent methyltransferase — protein MSEPKQPSTPGAADFATRDPGDASFWDERFARGVTPWEFGGVPEGFRAFAQRLGPCAVLIPGCGSAQEAGWLAQAGWPVRAIDFAAQAVAAAKAQLGAHADVVEQADFFMYRPPFDVQWVYERAFLCALPPSLRAGYAARMAELLPAGALLAGYFFVTKKPKGPPFGIERAELDALLAPHFELIDDLPVTDSLAVFEGHERWLTWRRR, from the coding sequence ATGTCCGAACCGAAGCAACCGTCCACGCCGGGCGCCGCCGATTTCGCGACGCGCGACCCCGGCGACGCATCGTTCTGGGACGAGCGTTTCGCGCGCGGCGTGACGCCGTGGGAATTCGGCGGCGTGCCGGAAGGGTTTCGCGCGTTTGCGCAGCGGCTCGGGCCGTGCGCGGTGCTGATTCCCGGCTGCGGCAGTGCGCAGGAGGCCGGCTGGCTCGCGCAGGCCGGCTGGCCCGTGCGCGCGATCGATTTCGCCGCGCAGGCGGTGGCGGCCGCGAAGGCGCAGCTCGGTGCGCATGCGGACGTCGTCGAGCAGGCCGATTTCTTCATGTATCGGCCGCCGTTCGACGTGCAGTGGGTGTACGAGCGCGCGTTCCTGTGCGCGCTGCCGCCGAGCCTGCGCGCCGGCTATGCGGCGCGGATGGCCGAACTGCTGCCCGCCGGCGCGTTGCTGGCCGGTTATTTCTTCGTGACGAAGAAACCGAAGGGCCCGCCGTTCGGCATCGAGCGCGCCGAACTCGATGCGCTGCTCGCGCCGCACTTCGAGCTGATCGACGATCTGCCCGTGACCGATTCGCTGGCCGTGTTCGAAGGACACGAGCGCTGGCTCACGTGGCGCCGTCGCTGA
- the ubiB gene encoding ubiquinone biosynthesis regulatory protein kinase UbiB: protein MRIFRFIKIVYTVIRFGLDEVMLSRIDDRRVKLLLRITTIGRRYSDPPAVRLRHALESLGPIFVKFGQVLSTRRDLLSVDFANELAKLQDQVPPFDSAVAIAIIEKSLGAPVDELFDEFEREPIASASIAQVHFGKLKQGVHAGKAVAVKVLRPNMLPVIDSDLALMRDIATWTERMWADGRRLKPREVVAEFDKYLHDELDLMREAANGSQLRRNFAGLDLLLVPEMFWDFSTSQVLVMERMTGVPISQVETLRTAGVDIKKLAREGVEIFFTQVFRDGFFHADMHPGNIQVSLDPKTFGRYIALDFGIVGALSDFDKNYLAQNFLAFFKRDYHRVATLHLESGWVPPETRVEELESAIRAVCEPYFDRALKDISLGQVLMRLFSTSRRFNVEIQPQLVLLQKTMLNVEGLGRSLDPELDLWKTAKPYLERWMTEQIGLRGWYERFKVEAPQWSKTLPQLPRLIHHAMAARHDAPRAASEDLMRQVLIEQKRTNRLLQALLIFGLAVGVGALVARVLLALAYGA, encoded by the coding sequence ATGCGCATTTTCCGTTTCATCAAGATTGTCTACACCGTCATCCGCTTCGGCCTCGACGAGGTGATGCTGTCCCGGATCGACGACCGACGCGTGAAGCTGCTGCTGCGGATCACGACGATCGGCCGCCGCTATTCCGATCCGCCCGCCGTGCGGCTGCGTCACGCGCTCGAGAGCCTCGGCCCGATCTTCGTGAAGTTCGGCCAGGTGCTGTCGACGCGCCGCGACCTGCTGTCGGTCGATTTCGCGAACGAACTCGCGAAGCTGCAGGACCAGGTGCCGCCGTTCGATTCGGCTGTCGCGATAGCGATCATCGAGAAGTCGCTCGGCGCGCCGGTCGACGAGCTGTTCGACGAATTCGAGCGCGAGCCGATCGCGAGCGCGTCGATCGCGCAGGTGCATTTCGGGAAGTTGAAGCAGGGCGTGCACGCGGGCAAGGCCGTCGCGGTCAAGGTGCTGCGCCCGAACATGCTGCCGGTGATCGATTCCGACCTCGCGCTGATGCGCGACATCGCGACGTGGACCGAGCGCATGTGGGCCGACGGCCGGCGCCTGAAGCCGCGCGAAGTCGTCGCCGAATTCGACAAGTACCTGCACGACGAGCTCGACCTGATGCGCGAGGCCGCGAACGGCAGCCAGCTGCGCCGCAACTTCGCGGGCCTCGACCTGCTGCTCGTGCCCGAGATGTTCTGGGATTTCTCGACGTCGCAGGTCCTCGTGATGGAGCGCATGACCGGCGTGCCGATCAGCCAGGTCGAGACGCTGCGCACCGCGGGCGTCGACATCAAGAAGCTCGCGCGCGAAGGCGTCGAGATCTTCTTCACGCAGGTGTTTCGCGACGGTTTCTTCCATGCTGACATGCACCCGGGCAACATCCAGGTGAGTCTCGACCCGAAGACCTTCGGCCGCTATATCGCGCTCGATTTCGGGATCGTCGGCGCGTTGTCGGATTTCGACAAGAACTACCTCGCGCAGAACTTCCTCGCGTTCTTCAAGCGCGATTACCACCGCGTCGCGACGCTGCACCTCGAATCGGGCTGGGTGCCGCCCGAGACGCGCGTCGAGGAACTCGAAAGCGCGATCCGTGCGGTGTGCGAGCCGTATTTCGACCGCGCGCTGAAAGACATCTCGCTCGGCCAGGTGCTGATGCGCCTGTTCTCGACGTCGCGCCGCTTCAACGTCGAGATCCAGCCGCAGCTCGTGCTGTTGCAGAAGACGATGCTGAACGTCGAGGGGCTCGGCCGCTCGCTCGATCCCGAACTCGACCTGTGGAAGACCGCGAAGCCGTATCTCGAGCGCTGGATGACCGAGCAGATCGGCCTGCGCGGCTGGTACGAGCGCTTCAAGGTCGAGGCGCCGCAGTGGAGCAAGACGCTGCCGCAACTGCCGCGCCTGATCCATCACGCGATGGCGGCGCGCCACGATGCGCCGCGTGCGGCGAGCGAAGACCTGATGCGTCAGGTCCTCATCGAGCAGAAACGGACCAACCGGTTGCTGCAGGCATTGCTGATCTTCGGTCTTGCCGTCGGCGTCGGGGCGCTCGTCGCGCGCGTGCTGCTCGCGCTCGCGTACGGCGCGTGA
- a CDS encoding ubiquinone biosynthesis accessory factor UbiJ, which translates to MTFAAKPFAAAVNHLLARESWARDRLIPYAGKTARLDVPPVTLTLLVQPDGYLSAVDAHDAQHVDVSIALAGDAVAAFLQGGQPAVMKHVKIEGDAEFATQIAKLAEHLRWEPEEDLAKLVGDAAAHRIATVVRDAGARARRTGRNVLDSVAEYWLDENPQVVRRTVLGGFDAELARARDALARVEKRIERLEQKIGARTGSGPRGAH; encoded by the coding sequence ATGACCTTTGCCGCCAAGCCTTTTGCTGCTGCTGTCAATCACCTGCTCGCGCGCGAATCGTGGGCGCGCGACCGCCTGATCCCCTACGCGGGCAAGACCGCCCGGCTCGACGTGCCGCCCGTCACGCTCACGCTGCTCGTGCAGCCCGACGGTTATCTATCCGCGGTGGACGCGCACGATGCGCAACACGTCGACGTGTCGATCGCGCTCGCGGGCGACGCGGTCGCCGCGTTCCTGCAAGGCGGCCAGCCGGCCGTGATGAAGCACGTGAAGATCGAGGGCGACGCGGAGTTCGCGACGCAGATCGCGAAGCTGGCCGAGCACCTGCGCTGGGAACCTGAAGAAGATCTCGCGAAGCTGGTCGGCGACGCGGCGGCGCACCGGATCGCGACGGTCGTGCGCGACGCCGGCGCACGCGCGCGCCGCACCGGCCGCAACGTGCTCGATTCCGTCGCCGAGTACTGGCTCGACGAGAACCCGCAAGTCGTTCGGCGCACGGTGCTCGGCGGCTTCGACGCCGAACTGGCGCGTGCGCGCGATGCGCTCGCGCGGGTCGAAAAACGGATCGAGCGACTCGAACAAAAAATCGGCGCGCGCACGGGTTCCGGCCCGCGCGGCGCGCACTGA
- a CDS encoding Tim44 domain-containing protein: MSESRSLFNRSKPSKPWARRAGTLLMVGLLTAGTFASLDAEAKRMGGGRSIGRQNSTVTQRQATPPAQQPMQQAAPNQAQRANPAAPAPAAQPNRSRWLGPIAGLAAGLGIAALLSHFGLGGAFASMMANVIVIALLAMIGIWLVRKFMNRRRSQEPAYSVGGSASSSGGYSQSPSFQQGSTGNNYAGSGSSYANEAQGVFGGGAAAAGAAGAMAAAPLQVPAGFDTEAFLRSAKVYFVRLQAAWDQGNLADIREFTTPEMFAEIKIDLDSRGNEANQTDVVQLDAELVAIEDRGIEQSASVRFHGLIRESANAPAAPLDEVWNLSKSGSQGWLLAGIQQINTH; encoded by the coding sequence ATGTCCGAATCGCGTTCGTTGTTCAACCGTAGCAAGCCGTCGAAGCCGTGGGCTCGACGGGCCGGCACGCTGCTGATGGTCGGCCTGCTCACGGCCGGCACGTTCGCATCGCTCGACGCCGAGGCCAAGCGCATGGGCGGCGGGCGCAGCATCGGCCGTCAGAATTCCACCGTCACGCAGCGCCAGGCCACGCCGCCCGCGCAGCAGCCGATGCAGCAGGCCGCACCGAATCAGGCGCAGCGCGCGAACCCGGCCGCCCCGGCACCGGCCGCGCAGCCGAACCGCTCGCGCTGGCTCGGGCCGATCGCCGGTCTCGCGGCCGGCCTCGGCATCGCGGCGCTGCTGTCGCACTTCGGCCTGGGCGGCGCGTTCGCGAGCATGATGGCGAACGTCATCGTGATCGCACTGCTCGCGATGATCGGCATCTGGCTGGTCCGCAAGTTCATGAACCGCCGCCGTTCGCAGGAGCCGGCGTATTCGGTCGGCGGCTCGGCATCGTCGTCGGGTGGCTACTCGCAAAGCCCGTCGTTCCAGCAGGGCAGCACCGGCAACAACTATGCGGGCAGCGGCAGCAGCTATGCGAACGAAGCGCAAGGCGTGTTCGGCGGCGGCGCGGCGGCTGCCGGTGCGGCGGGCGCGATGGCGGCCGCACCGCTGCAGGTGCCGGCCGGCTTCGACACCGAAGCGTTCCTGCGTAGCGCGAAGGTCTACTTCGTGCGCCTGCAGGCGGCATGGGACCAGGGCAACCTGGCCGACATCCGCGAGTTCACGACGCCGGAAATGTTCGCCGAGATCAAGATCGATCTCGATTCGCGCGGCAACGAAGCGAACCAGACCGATGTCGTGCAGCTCGACGCGGAGCTGGTCGCGATCGAGGATCGCGGCATCGAGCAGTCGGCGAGCGTGCGCTTCCACGGGCTGATCCGCGAATCGGCGAACGCGCCGGCCGCGCCGCTCGACGAGGTGTGGAACCTGTCGAAGTCGGGCAGCCAGGGCTGGCTGCTCGCGGGTATCCAGCAGATCAACACGCACTGA
- the ubiE gene encoding bifunctional demethylmenaquinone methyltransferase/2-methoxy-6-polyprenyl-1,4-benzoquinol methylase UbiE, with translation MSKTHFGFESVEETEKAKKVAGVFHSVASNYDLMNDLMSAGMHRAWKAFTIAQANVRPGFKVLDIAAGTGDLTKSFAKAAGPTGEVWHTDINESMLRVGRDRLLDKGIVTPSLLCDAEKIPFPDNYFDVVTVAFGLRNMTHKDAALAEMRRVTKPGGRVMVLEFSKVWDPLKKAYDLYSFKVLPWLGDKFAKDAESYRYLAESIRMHPDQDTLKTMMEQAGLDAVKYYNLSGGVVALHLGTKY, from the coding sequence ATGAGTAAAACCCACTTCGGCTTCGAAAGCGTCGAGGAAACCGAAAAAGCGAAGAAAGTGGCAGGCGTGTTCCATTCGGTCGCGAGCAACTACGATCTGATGAACGACCTGATGTCGGCCGGCATGCACCGCGCGTGGAAGGCGTTCACGATCGCGCAGGCGAACGTGCGCCCCGGCTTCAAGGTGCTCGACATCGCGGCCGGCACGGGCGACCTGACCAAGTCGTTCGCGAAGGCGGCCGGCCCGACGGGCGAGGTCTGGCACACCGACATCAACGAATCGATGCTGCGCGTCGGCCGCGACCGGCTGCTCGACAAGGGCATCGTGACGCCGTCCTTGCTGTGCGACGCGGAGAAAATTCCGTTTCCGGACAACTACTTCGATGTGGTCACGGTCGCGTTCGGGCTGCGCAACATGACGCACAAGGACGCCGCGCTCGCCGAGATGCGCCGCGTGACGAAGCCCGGCGGCCGCGTGATGGTGCTCGAATTCTCGAAAGTCTGGGATCCGCTGAAAAAAGCGTACGATCTGTATTCTTTCAAAGTATTACCGTGGCTTGGCGACAAGTTCGCGAAAGATGCTGAAAGTTATCGGTATCTTGCTGAATCTATCCGGATGCACCCCGATCAGGACACGCTGAAGACGATGATGGAACAAGCGGGCCTCGATGCCGTCAAATATTACAATTTGTCAGGTGGCGTGGTAGCTTTACACCTAGGAACCAAGTACTAA
- a CDS encoding gamma-butyrobetaine hydroxylase-like domain-containing protein, whose product MSGLTSTTPIPSGVVVHAVSRVLELQYPNGENFRIPFELMRVYSPSAEVRGHGPGQETLQTGKREVTITALEGVGNYALQPTFSDGHSTGIYSWDLLYELATQQDALWRDYFDKLKAAGVERDAPMQAAPAPHGHCH is encoded by the coding sequence ATGAGCGGTTTGACTTCCACGACGCCGATTCCGTCCGGCGTCGTCGTGCACGCGGTGTCGCGCGTGCTCGAATTGCAATACCCGAACGGAGAGAACTTCCGGATCCCGTTCGAGCTGATGCGCGTCTATTCGCCGTCGGCCGAGGTACGCGGCCACGGGCCCGGCCAGGAGACGCTGCAGACCGGCAAGCGCGAGGTGACGATCACCGCGCTCGAGGGCGTGGGCAACTATGCGCTGCAGCCGACGTTCTCCGACGGCCATTCGACCGGCATCTACTCGTGGGATCTGCTGTACGAACTGGCGACGCAGCAGGACGCGCTGTGGCGCGACTATTTCGACAAACTGAAGGCGGCGGGCGTCGAGCGCGACGCGCCGATGCAGGCGGCACCCGCGCCGCACGGCCACTGCCACTGA
- a CDS encoding HIT family protein has product MECVFCREDGGEVLWQDDMLRVVLAAGEHDYPGFCRVIWGAHVAEFSDLGEPERAHLMRIVYAVERAVRRVMQPNKVNLASLGNMVPHVHWHVIPRFSNDAHFPQPVWAPRQRSVSEALLRSRAAQASLLHNAVREEIQRTTDSRQP; this is encoded by the coding sequence ATGGAATGCGTGTTTTGCCGTGAAGACGGCGGCGAGGTGCTCTGGCAGGACGACATGCTGCGCGTCGTCCTTGCGGCGGGCGAGCACGACTACCCGGGCTTCTGCCGGGTGATCTGGGGCGCGCACGTGGCCGAGTTCTCCGATCTCGGCGAGCCCGAGCGGGCACATCTGATGCGCATCGTCTACGCGGTGGAGCGCGCCGTGCGCCGCGTGATGCAGCCGAACAAGGTGAATCTCGCGAGCCTCGGCAACATGGTGCCGCACGTGCACTGGCACGTGATCCCGCGCTTCTCGAACGACGCCCATTTCCCGCAGCCCGTGTGGGCGCCGCGCCAGCGCAGCGTGTCCGAGGCGCTGCTGCGCTCGCGCGCGGCGCAGGCCTCGCTGCTGCACAATGCGGTGCGCGAGGAAATTCAACGAACGACCGATTCGAGGCAGCCATGA